The Dehalobacter sp. DCM sequence AGATGATATCCACAAAAACCCTCCTTAAACAGGATCATATCCCCCGGGATGAAAAGGATGACATTTGGAAATCCGAATGATTGATTTACCCATACCCTTTAGGATCCCATACTTTTTGACAGATTGAATAGCATATTCCGAACATGAAGGATAA is a genomic window containing:
- the yidD gene encoding membrane protein insertion efficiency factor YidD, yielding MKKVSRILATVLISLIVFYQRYISPLKGPSCRFYPSCSEYAIQSVKKYGILKGMGKSIIRISKCHPFHPGGYDPV